The following DNA comes from Castor canadensis chromosome 15, mCasCan1.hap1v2, whole genome shotgun sequence.
ATTTTGGAAGGAATGACAATATTATAAAGATGCTAATTCTTCCTAAGATAATTTATAATTACAGTGCAATCACAATCaaaattagttaatttttttggcagtactagaatttgaacttagggccttgtgcttattacACAAGGACTCACCACTTGACCCAGACCCCCAGCCCATCAGttaatatttttgagaaattCAGTAAATTTATTGTAAAATCTAAGTGGAAGAATAAGATTGATGAATATTAGACAAATTAgcctttagaaaaaaaagaaaggggttgACCTGTCAGATATTAAGATATCTTAATACAGATACCCTATAAATTTAgttacttagaaggctgagattggaggggatcttggttcaaggccagccccagcaaaatgtTCAGGgtacaccatctcaaccaatagctggacataGCCCAACTATGTAGGAAGTGTAagataggaggatagtggtccaggtcagccaggcaccagaccctatctccaaaataaccagaagagaAGGGCtggaaggtatggctcaagtggtagagtgtctgcctagcaagcatgaagctctgagttcaaaccccagcactgcaccccccaaaaaagaattctgtCCAGTGAAGGACAGCATGGATAAAATTAACAATGACAAATTGAGAAAAGATGTTTGCAGTGTCTAAAACCAACAAAAGATTAATATCTAGAGATCCTATTTACTGTGGCAGATAAATAAGACAAAAAGGAACCTCAAGAGGATACAAAAaggccatttaaaaataaagtaaaatgcctATGAAGAGATGAGCCAGCATAGTATtcaaaaattcaatgaaaacaaactatcattatatatatattagactGGCAAAATTCAGAAAGTAAAATGATGCCCAGTGTTGGGATGTAGGTGGGACTACAGAGACTCTCATGCATTGTTGATAGGACTGTTATGTGACTACACAATTTTGATTTTAAAGAACCACTAAATCAAATTCAGCACATGTGCATATGACCTAGAAATGCTGATACTGGGTGTGTATGCAAAAGAAATTCTCACATAGGTTCTTAAGGGGACACGTATAGGATGTATAAGTGTATAGGATGTATAGGTGGACAGACAAAACATGGCAGAAGAATGCCTGGCAGGGCTACACAGCAGTTACAGGCAATGGAGTAGATATACACTGGCTAACTGATGTATCTTAAAAACCATAGTGCTGAATAATGCGGTCAGTATGTGACCATTTAAGAAACAAAGCTCCTATGGAGATCAACATATATGTATACAGGACTGGATGAGGGAAGGAAGAGGTGGGAAGGCCAAGGCAGGAAAACATGAATAGATGAACAGATGTGGTACAGATGCATATAAGTATTTCTGAGGTGGCACTGTGAGTGATTGAATGTTATTTTTCATAGCTTCCTCAATAACCTGTATTacattaatcagcaaaaagtaaACTGGCATAAAATAGACTCAAAACGTTCAGAAAGGAGGGATCAATGactacttttgttttttctgtgatTATTGGCTATTTGGTTTTTACTTCTGGGCATTACTATTGGTAATTttgttagaaaataatttatttcgtGTAAAATTTCAAATGGGTAAACTTGTATGTAGTATCTGAATAATCATTATCATAGTAATTTGTCTAAAGTTATTTCTCGtcctttatgttttattttctctcttcttaaataaacatttttcttgagGTTATTTTGGACAACTTAATAACAAAGCATAAATTTTTTCCCTGCCCTAAAGTTCCCAGAAGCCATCCCAAAACAACAATTTCATACTAAAAGTTCTAGCTTTATACTACAATAAATTCATACATTCTCCCTCAGTGTCTAGAAATTCTGGGTAGATTTAAGGGTTGATGAGGACTGAATGAGTTAACGCAGGTTAGGCATTTAATATGGTGCTCACATATCATAAATGCTCAAAATGCTAAAACGAGGGTGTTAGCTGCAAACTTTTCCTGTCACAGACCTAGGCACACACACACTATTTGGATTGGTGCCCACTCTCCAACGTTTGGGATTTACTTCCACACTGGAAATACCATAGTTTATTTTATGTCTTTCCTATAATGTTctaggtattgattttttttttaagaatcagCTGTTGGTTCAGTCCAACCAGTGcaactttattttgtttaattttattaatttctgcagTTATCTTAATGTTGAGGCTTTCTTGTTTTCTAGTCAACGTATCTAAGGCAATACACTTTCCTCAGAGCATCGCTTTGACTGCATCCCATCCCCAGCGCATTAACAAACGAAAGGCGCCGAGGGCAGCGCTCAGTACTGTTGGCTCGCCGCCGAAGCCTTACCCTGTGCTGGGCCAACAAGCATTCATTTAGCGTTCGCAGAATACCAGTAAGCAGGGCCTCAGCAAAGCCATCTTAACCACCTCTCCCCTTTTCTGTCGCTCCAGTCACCTCCTCCGGCCCTccagggggcggggcctggtcGTCACGCCGCCTCGTCTCACCTCTGCTTCGTTCCCATGACATCACGTAGTCACCAACAACACGTGCTGTCTAGTACTCAGTCTCCTTCCGCTATCTTGAAGCAAATCTGGGACTTCGATAAGGAAAATAGTCCCTCGGAAACGGAGTTCGTTCCGCcagggggcgggggagagggCGGGGCTTACGCGCGGAAGGAACCGGAAGTCAGCGCCCTTTGGCGGGACTGGACGGCGCGCTGCGCGGGGCGGGCTCAGGTGTGCGGAGGGATCCGTCTTCAGCGCTGGCGGTCCTCCGCCTCCTTTTAAGGCCGGAAGAGCGGCGAGGACGACAGTTGCTGTGGTTTCAGAGCCGGGGTGGTTTTGTGAGGAAAAAGGTTTGTGAACGTAGCATCTCGTGTCGGAGCCCGGCGGTCGGTGGCTGCAGGTGGGAACTCGGTGTCCCCTCTTCGGACCGGGGGTCCCTCCTTTGCCTTCGTCACTCTGCGCGGCTATCCCCTCCCGGGCCTAGGGCGGCTCCGGGGAGGCTGCGGAGAAGGCCGCCGGCGAGATGTTCAAGAACACGTTCCAGAGCGGCTTCCTCTCCATCCTCTACAGCATCGGCAGCAAGCCCCTGCAGATCTGGGACAAGAAGGTCAGGTGCTGGTGCAGCGGCGGGCGGGGTACAGGGGCTGCGCCCCCTTCTCGGCCGGGAACCCGGAATAGCTGCGTCGAGCTGGGGTCTGGAAAGGGCGGAGGCCGCTGCTGTGCCCCGGCCCCTCAGAGGGCGTCGGATGGGGGCGTCGTGTAAGCTGGAGAGAGGGGCGCGTGTGGGGTGGGCGTGGCTGGTGTGGGGTTAGGATGGTGTTCACCCAGCCCGCCCTTCCGAGCCTCGGTTTCATTCTCAGTAGAATGGGGTCGATTAGTGTCCGTCCATGGCATGAAGTGCGCAGTTATGTGAGGACGCTTTGGGGACGCACAGATGAAAGGAACTGCTGTTCGTGGGTTCCACCAGTGTTTCCTGATGTCCTGTTttgtgcctggcactgtgctgGTCACTAGACACAGAGCCCTTGTTCAGGCACAGCCAGCAACCCCCGGGCCAAGCCAGTGATGTTTGGGTTTCATTCATTTGCTTCCTTCCTCTACTAACCCCAAACAAACCAGAATTCGGTGGCGCTTGGCACCTGCTCCACAATTCGTGTGTCTTGGAGTCTGTACTGTTCCTTCATTACTGGATTTCTCCATCAGGAAAATTGCAAACTGGTGATGGTCCAAGTCTTGTCTGGCTTAATAAACAGCGAACCAGGCGCAAGCCTCAGTATTTTTATTCAGATGATATGTTCACCAACACCAGAGAGAAGATGACCCTGTCCACTTTTTGGAGATGTGAAGTAAGATCTAGCTATCTGAGTTGGTCTGCGTTTTATTAGTTTGGCATGTCATTTTTCAGGAAAATTCCCAGCCTTCTGAATTTTTGAATATAAGTTAAGGTGAGCACTATACTGTGGAAGCCTGGTGATTTAGGGAATGTCATCAGTTCTACCCTCCTgtttgggggaaaggggggagaatgGAGAGAGATGATGTGCTGGGCCATGCCTGTAGAGAGGTGCATGTGGAATAGTCTAAATAAGCCGAGTTGATTGGTAATGAAGCTGGGAATTTTGGATTTCATCCCAGAACAACTCCGTGTCTTCCCTTATCCACAGAGGAGAGCTTAGGGCCACACAAGTTGGGAGAGCACATGGACAGCCTTCTGCCTGTAGGGCTAGGCAGTTCTGTGTTGGGAGATCAGCCTGGGGAGAGGCATGTTCATAGTGTTATTTGCACAAGATAGTGCACAGATCAGAATGTAATGAGGTTGGGCCTTTGCATCTGGAAACAATGTGATCAACATTTTCAAGTGATTCATCCACAAGCCCTGACTATTACATAGAAAAGCAGTTCTGTAACTGTTTTCCCTATCTTCCTGAGGTTTTTAGTTGTAGTGGTTTGTTCACAAAGGAATAAAACTTTGTAAACTCTGAAGCTGCAGCTCTTCAGAAAACCCAAAGTGAGGCTGCTCAGCAAGGTTATGGGCAGACAGAAGGCATGGAGAGAGCAGCCCCATGTGCCAATGAAGTTGAAAACTAAACTTCACGAGTATCAGTATAAGGCAGTTGACACAGAGAATGGAACTTGACATAAGGCAAGGTATTCCTTCAGACAGGTCAGAGACCTTACACTGGAAGAGCTGCAGTGGCAGGGAGGCCTCAGTTTCTGTTAGGTGACGCTTTTTATTTTAACCCTTCTGGGTTTTGATCTTCTGTGGTGTGTGCTTCCCCCACAACCCCCCCGAAATGCAGCTTTTTGACTAGTCAACATGTTTACACACAATGTAAAAGCAAAGTAACCATAATGCACTGTCCCTTAACAACGCCACTAGAGGTTGGATGGTACTCTGATGACATAAGCCTGTGTGAAAGCATAGTTAGGTCCACTGGCAGGGTGTCATGGAGTATAGTAGGCAGACATTTTGgcaaaggaaaactaaaagaatCCTCACAATAACAAAAGTTAATTATGTGTTTCTAACTCTTATTTAGACTAGACTGGAGAGTGTTTAGGGAAGCTTGTTCCCCTGCTGTGGGGAAGAGTACAGGGCAGAAAAAGGAAAGCTTGGGGCCACATCCATGGGCTTTTTTGTACATGTGGTTTTTCTTGGCTACTTTATAAAGTTCTCAGAACATGACTGAGAAACCAGTCCATTTGGGGTAACACTAGAAATTGATATGCTTATCAAAGATTTGAGCAACATCTAAATTTCAGGCATTGTAGACTTGGGAAAACCCAGAGTCAGAGAAGACACCCCGCTCCCAGGTTAGGCAGAATTTTAAAGAGGGCAAAGTTTAATTTGCCCTCATGGGTAGGTAGGGCTGCCCATATTTACCTAGACATGGCTCTGACCTTTGCCAGTAGTGTGGTGCCTATTTTGagttattaatattaatttatttggcagcattggggtttgaacgcagggcctcacacttgctaagcaggccctccaccacttgagccagccctatTCTTTTTGGGTTTAGATAGAGAATTTCTATTTGGTTTCTATGAACAGTAATCTTGAAAATTAGGTTTGGCTTCTGTTCATTCTCAGTGTCTCCTCATGTGAGACAAAAAGCTATATTCACAATACCAGTGAATTTGCAAACCTTACTTTTGTGAGTGTGACTTGCTTGTTAATGTTGGTAATACCTGCAACTTATCAGACACTTTGAAAGTTACAGCCACTCCTCCTCCCATCTCATCCTTCCAGTCTCACACACTTTTATGTAAGGTGTCATTTAGAGAGCTGCTGTAGCTCTCTGTCCCCCTGTATGGCCCGTTCCCATCCGTCGTGTATTGCTCACTGGACTGCAAGGTCCTAACAGGGAAGAATAGTAACTTCCTTGAAACCCCGGTGCTAGGGTGTGATTGGACACCCTTGATTGCATCCTGGCTGTCCTATGTTCTAGCTGTGTGACTGTGGACAGGAGCTTCACTAGCTTTCTTATTCACTCGTGGCAATGAAGATACATATAAAATGCTTAGCAACTGAGTTATGGCTTATAGTATTAAATATGACAGGGAACTGAGGATCTGCTTTCCACTAATACGTCTGTAACTGACCCATCATTTAGGTGCCACAAAGCCAGACTTCTGCAATTAGAATAATGTAATCATTGCACTGTGGCTTTCCCTCTCTGCAACCCTTAATGTGGCTCTTGGGCCACATAGCCCTTAGTCTGAGGCCTGCAAAGCTACTTCTCCAGGCTCACCTCACCAGGCTCTCCCTCTAAGCAGCAGCTTCCCACTGAATGCCGTCCGTTGTCTTTCACCTGAAACTTTTTTTGCACTTGGTGGTCTTGTGTTCATGAGTGTTCAGATTGCAGTTCAAAAGTATTTCCTCAGAGGCCTTCCTGACCTTGCAGGCTAAGCAAATTTATATCCACTTATTGGACCTCTGCTTCCTTCTCACCATGCTTCAGATCAGCTTAAGACCTGGTAGCATTCTGGTCACTCTTGGCCTTTAAAGGCATGGTAACTTACGGGTGGTTTCTATGTGTCTGGAGTTGCCCTCTGCTTGTAAGACCAACCCCTTGATAAGTGGAgactggaggatcatgagttctagactagccaggcaaagttagtacaaccctacctaaaaaaaaaaataaataaaggacagTGTGTATGCTTGGAGCTGTCACAATGAGGCCCCttagtacaattaatatatgttaattttaaaatgatttaaaaataaaaaaagggctggggttgtagctcaaatggcagaacagttgcctagcaagcatgaagtcctgaattcaatccccagtaccatcagaaaaaagaagaatctggGTAAACTTAAGTTTCCAGATGGAGACTTTTGTTAAATTTTCAAACCAAAAGTTTagaagaaatttggggaattttttcccctctgcagtactggggttttgaactcggtctataccttgaaccacttcaccagcccttttttgtgatgggttttttttagatagggtctggcaaactatttacctggtctAGCTTTGAACTTTAATccccctgaatagctaggattacaggcatgagtaccCAGTTTAGGGATTATTTAATGTTCCCTTAACTTCTGGGACCAACAAATCTTACAGTTATTAAAGAACTGttattttcaatgtagacatCATTCTAGCTTGTAAGGAGAGTGTAAGGTAGGTTCTGTCCCCTCTCATACCTACACAAAACATGGTATAATTTTTAGTCTTTGCTGTCTAAATCTGTGGAAGCTGCTCTCCATTTCCTCTCATCCATTTCTCAGCAGCTGCTGTTTCTCCCCTATTCCTGACCTAAATATTAGCATCAGAGTCTTTTGTTGATGTTGTCATTGAATAGTGTTCAATTGCCATTCCCCATTCCTAATTTTAGAAAATGAGCAAAGTCTGATTTCCAGTAGTAGAATTGAGTGCATTTGGACAGAAAGGTAGTAAAAGGACattcattattttgaataatagctttGACTATAATTGGATGAGGGCAGGAGTTCTCGTTCAGTAGTCCTTGTAAAGTGTAGCCAAAGGAGAGTCCTAAAGGCCTAGGCATGGAGCCTCTGGGAGTGAAGTACACTCTGTTCTCCCCACAGAGGGCACCCTCTGCCTGTGTTCTGATCTGGAGCCCCGCCCCTAGGCAGGGGTAGACATTTGCTGGCTGCAATGGACAGACAGCCCTAATGGCTTAATGTACATGGAACATGTGTCATTAAGACAAGGATGCCAGATGGCTGAGGGTTCAGCTGCCTGCCTGCCAGGGTGAGTGGCTGGAGCCAGAAAAATgaaagtggggggaggggtggggatggATACAGCTcatgttatttttaaagcatgCTAGAAATGTCTAGCATTAGCAGACTTCCTCTCTGTCCCCATAGTATTTTCCCCCTCACTGTGACTCTCCTCCCTCGGGCTTacactgaggggaaaaaaaccagtGTTCTTTATTAGTTGCCCCAGCAACCATAGAAAGCTCCAGAGTGTGTAAGACATCCTGGCATGTTTGTTCCTTTCTTGGTGTCTGTAGAGGCTGAGGACTATTCTGATCTGTAATTGCCAGTTACCTGGGTTCTGAGGCTCCTGCACACCTTCAGATCATgggtggaagaaaataaaaatgaaatgaaaaaaaatagtccccacacaccttttttttaaggaataaaataCTCATAGGCCACACTTTGTTAGGAAGAATGTATcatgaatgaaaaagaattaacaagTCAAGAGCATCTGCTTATTCTGATTTAGAGagggaagtaaaataaaatgtactttcaCTGTGAGGACCAAGTCCCAAAGGCCTGCCAGATGACCTCTGAACCGGAAggagcaaaggaaaggaaattgatGCTTTCTGATGTTATATGTGTTTGTGAGAAGCTGGTCTTAAAATGCAAGAAACCTGTTAATTTAGTTTAGTGATTGCCCGGGTGTTCAGGGGCCTTTCCCCGAGTTGCCCACTCCCTTGTCCCCTTTGCTACTAGTTTTAGAGCATAGAGAAGAGGTTTTGGGATGTCTCCCATCCTCTGACACTCCTAACCTTGATTCCTCATATCACCCTACTCTTGAGTTTGTATTGCAGCCCTTTTAATCTtacaaaggagaaaagtcatGATTCAACTTATTTTGGGTACAGAGCTCTGGAAACTAGTGATATGGAAGGATTTAGTTTTCTCCCTGTGGGAGCTGAACTTTCTCCTTGGGCAAAGCTCTATTTAGTTTGTCTCACCACTAGCCAGATTAAAATGCTAGAGAGACCGATTGGCATTCCTTCAAAACAACTGTCTTTTCCCCTCTGAATTGTCTTGCTTTAAGGGTACATTAATTCATTCTGTAAGTGTAAATTTGCAAGCGTGGTAGGACCTTCTTGAAAGTCCAGGGAGAAGGAGGTTGCCTCTGGGGCGGGTGGAGGCCCAGGAATGCCACAGAGCCTGTTCCAGCCTGGTTCCTTGGCTCACATGCAGTGTGAGGGTCAGGCTTGCTCAGGGTTCCGGTGCAGGATCATCTGCTCTATATATTCCCTCCCTGAGATCTGGCTGGTCTTTCTGGAGTGGAGGGTACCTTCATGTTAACTAGGGCCTGAGAGCTCTTTGGGGCTGTTAGGCTTGAGGGCATGCTTTTAAACAGTATTGGGAAAATAGCAAGCCATCTATCGCTGGCAGTCACCAGATTCACCTAATTAGAATATCTGTTATTGCGAACAATTAATGGAAGATTATAAAATTAGTGCTTGCACCTTGTTGGAACACTGCTAGCTCCTATCAGTAGGACTGCATCACATTATTTGGAAATAACttgattatttattctttcacaaacaAGTGGGCCTGATTTTCCACAGAAAATCTAGGAGGAACATTCCGCTTTGGTTGGGAGCGTTTGCATGGAGAGCGAAGTGGGCAGTGTTGGCATGCTCTACATAGACTTGAGCCTTTGTGCTCTTAATCTCCCTTGGAAGGAAGCCCAGAATTCAAAGCAGGAGGGCACTGAATGTCACCAGCATTGTTTGAGAAGTatttcaatgtgacatttatgTCTTGAGAACCCAAGAAATGCTACATTGGCAGAGATTGAGGGCCCAGCTAGCCCAGCATTCCATCTCTGACAATGGCGCCAAAGGATGCTTTGTGGGAAGGAATTCTTCACACTGGTACCTGGTGGGTTTTGTGAAGCTCCCCAGGATCTCCAGCTTCCTATAATAGTTCATGGGGGATCTGTTATCCAGGAATGTTTAAAACCTCCTTGAGCCTATTCGGATGTGCCAGCTCTTAGGGTGACAGATTCCAGAAGTCAGCACGTATTTGAATGCTTAGTTTATGTCTAGCACAGTTCTAAGCATTGTGGGAAAGAAAAGTGATGCCTACTACGTGATCCCTACTTTTGGTTGAAGCTTCATACTTTTAGGAGTAGATAAGACTCAACTGCAGTTGTAGAAAAAGGTGGGCAGTGGTATCACATGTCACTGGAGACACCAAGGATACCATGAGTGGCTCACACTCAGTAACAACAGAATGCCATGTTATTGATCCTCTGTGTTGAACAGTACAACTATCAGACTCAACACTGCGGTTTCCCTTTGTACAAATCTAATGGAAAGCAAAATTGTAATCAGAAGGCTGGTCATTGGTGAAGGGACGCTTTAGTCAGCTGTTGTTGAATATGACAGCCCACACAGGTACTTTCACACTCTTGTCTTTCTCATGTACCCCGTTCTAAATCTTTACCATATGTTAGTATGATcagccctgtctcaaaagtacCTTTGCATGTCTCTGCTCTGTCCATATTAGGTGCTTAAGAATTCAGTGCTTAGAAGTACTTGTTCCTAAATATCTTGAGAGAAGGAATCCATATTCAGTACGGATTTCTTCTTAATGTACCTAAACTATGTAGTCTGGACATGATGAGCCAGAAAGACAAATCAGAGAAAAGAGAGGTCTATGAGCTGAAAATGCTGAAGAAAGATGCCTGTATGTGGCACAGATGGGACTGGAATTCATACTTGAAAAAGTATAGAATTGGaactgggcactagtggctcacgcctgtaatcctagctattcaggaggcaggtatcaggaggattgcagttcaaaaccagcctgagcaaataatctGTGAGACcttattctcaaaaaaaaaaaaaaaaaaatcacaaaaaagggctggtagagtggctcaaagtataggcctaagttcaagccccagtactgcaaataaataaataagaaagaaaaagtataaaatttggGGAAAAGATAAGGATGGAAACTTGAAATAGGATTAAGACCCATgggaggttttttgttgttgttttgttttaaaacagggtctcactatgttgcctaggctagtcttgaactcacgATTGTccttcaccctcccaagtagctagggttatagatacgtgctaccatacccagctggGAGTAATACTTTCACTTTTTGGTTGCCACCCTCCTTCTCAGTGGCGCTCAGTGAGTCGTTGATCTATATGGCtaagggaggaggtggaagaTCTGGGAAGCTCTGAGTCTCCTGCTTAGGATCTGTCATTTGCAGCCCTTGGGTATCAATGTTCATTCACATTTATAAGATGGAAGTCATGCCACCTGCCttatgatttttgttgttgccaTGGAGATTAAATAAGAATGTATATGAACATTCCTAGTACAGAGTAGCCACAGTAAATTTTAGCTGAATTATGTTGAGTTGATTTCTTTGGGAAGAAATTGATCCTGATTTACAGACTGCCAGATGACGTGGTGGTTGGTGGGATGCTGTGGAGGGAATAGCAGCTTTCTTATATCCAGGCTCTGACATACTGTGTCAGACTTCTGTGTTAGGTCTCTTGGACTAAGGTGGTTTTCCTTAAATGGTCCCATTCAGCCATTAAAATCTTTACAAAGTTGATGACAGGTATTTCAGAGCTAACTAaatttcctgttttccttcttgTAGGTGCGAAATGGCCATATCAAAAGAATCACTGATAATGACATCCAGTCcctggtgctagagattgaaggGACAAATGTCAGGTAGATTGCCGGCTATCTTCTCCAGACTTGAGGCAACCCAAGGAGGCAGGGTGCCCTGGAGGTTAGCAGCATGGGCTGCAGAGTCAGATCTGTGAACCAATCCCTGCCACTTTACCCCCCGGGTTCTGTAATCCCCTGGCTttagtctcctcatctgtaaaactgggACAGTGACAGTACATCTTCCTTACAAGCTTATTGTGAGAACCATGCTTAGCACATAGAAAACACAATGCAAGTATTAGCCGTATTACTGCATTTCGCCCAGAGTGTGGGAGAGGGTTGTATTGATCATCTAGTGTGGTTTTCAGTTCCACAGTGGTCTTCATTGTGGTTTTCTATCATTTCATAGATCTCTTGACCAGAATTGAAGTTGTCTTTATCGAAAGAACTTCCTAAGTTCCTCTGGTGTggcattatttttcagatgttttttgttgttggtgtctGGTACTGTGTTAAGCTTTTGTTTCTGAGTccagaatttgtttttttaaataggatcttactacgttgcccaggctgacctagacttcctgcctcagcctcctggactACAGGTTCCCTTGCCAGGCCTGAGTccagcactttttaaaaacatttgctgACTTACCAGTTGAGGGATTCACTGAATGATGTATCTGAACCTTTTAGATCTGCTTTCcagtttttcctcttttgttgttGGAAAAAAGACAACTAGTGTGTTTATTGATATTTCCTCCCTACAGCACTACATATATCACGTGTCCTGCAGACCCCAAGAAGACACTGGGAATTAAACTTCCTTTCCTCGTTATGATTATTAAAAACCTGAAGAAATATTTTACCTTTGAAGTACAGGTAAGTGTGTGTATATGAACATGTCCACTCTTGGCTATCCCAAAGAGATACCCTTCCAACTTTAGGAGGAAGTAACACCATGAAAGTATTGTGATCCTTTTGTATGTATACTTTCTTGCCTCTGCTGTAAGCTCAGTGAAGCTGTGTTATTATGATGTGAATTTGGGGTTCATAATCTAAAGTTAACATCTGGTTTTAAAAGAAACGGTAAGCACCTTGATTACAAAATCGAATTGAGAGCTTACGGGCTAACATAGCATCCATTGGGGAATAGCACCGAATTACTGTTCTCCATCTTGgtatttttggtattttaaagAGAAGAGCATTCATGAACTCATTCTATGGTATGAGAGCCTGCCAGGTACCTCATATGTCATAAGCAGCTGGTGGTTTCTTGGCAGCAAACAAGATAGACTTGCTACTTCCCGCCACCTGCGTCCAGAGAATGACCTGTGCGTGGTCTTCTTATCTGCTGAGTTTCCTCTGGACTTCAGTCTTGGAAAACCAGGCTGTGGGTGTTGAGGTTCTTCTGAGCCCACCAAGGTGGAGTTGACATGGCCTTTCTATATTCTGCAGGTACTGGATGACAAGAATGTGCGTCGGCGGTTTCGAGCAAGCAATTACCAGAGTACCACCCGTGTCAAACCCTTCATCTGTACCATGCCCATGCGGCTGGACGATGGCTGGAACCAGATCCAGTTCAACCTATCCGACTTCACTCGACGAGCGTATGGCACAAACTACATTGAGACCCTGAGGGTGCAGGTACCCGCCTCTCACAGATGGAGCCCACTTTGGGGGCTTGGGGTGTGCCCTGTCTGATGCTGCCTGTGGCTCATGTGACAGAACAGCATGGCTTTCTGGCTAAAGTTCCCAAGTCACTGTCTAGTAGGCTTTGGCTTCGAGAAAGTCCAGGAAATACTCAAATATAAGGGGTAAATTCAGCAGGCAGATTCCCCACTTGCTCAAATCCCCCACCTCAAGCAAAACCAAGGAGCTACTGGAGATAAAGCTGTGATGGTACCAGGAGAGGGCTTCTGAGAGCAGGAAACATAAGTGGAAATCAGACATACCAAGCCCACCAAAATGAGTCTTGTCTCCCCAGATCCATGCAAACTGTCGAATACGTCGGGTTTACTTCTCAGACAGACTCTACTCAGAAGATGAGCTGCCGGCAGAGTTCAAACTGTACCTCCCAGTTCAGAACAAGGCAAAGGTAGGCAGCCTGCACAAGAGGAAGCAGACAGTGGGCTGGGGGTACCATGTTCTGGAAAGTGCTC
Coding sequences within:
- the Cfap20 gene encoding cilia- and flagella-associated protein 20, whose product is MFKNTFQSGFLSILYSIGSKPLQIWDKKVRNGHIKRITDNDIQSLVLEIEGTNVSTTYITCPADPKKTLGIKLPFLVMIIKNLKKYFTFEVQVLDDKNVRRRFRASNYQSTTRVKPFICTMPMRLDDGWNQIQFNLSDFTRRAYGTNYIETLRVQIHANCRIRRVYFSDRLYSEDELPAEFKLYLPVQNKAKQ